One stretch of Cohnella algarum DNA includes these proteins:
- a CDS encoding MFS transporter — protein sequence MTHNRKTSAPALLALAISAFAIGATEFISVGLLPLISDDLHISVTAAGLTVTLYALGVTFGAPVLTALTSGVPRKTLLLWIMFVFIAGNALAASAGSIGVLLAARVVSAFSHGVFMSVGSTIAADLVPENRRASAISIMFSGLTVATVAGVPLGTYIGQELGWRIAFWLITVVGAVAFFANLTLVPSSGLRKGTSVSFRDQAKVIANGRLLLMFIITALGYGGTFVVYTYLSPMLHEISGFPEKTVALILVLYGAAIAIGNAVGGKTANRNPVSALLVMFSVQAVVLLVFTFTAPYPAASLATVFLMGLLAFMNVPGLQSYVVVLAERFVPKAVDVASAINIAAFNAGIAFGAYLGGIVTDTLGLIHTPWVGALMVGAAVALTFRARALENRDARSAGSQ from the coding sequence ATGACGCATAACCGAAAAACAAGCGCGCCGGCGCTGCTGGCGCTGGCGATCAGCGCATTCGCCATCGGAGCGACGGAATTTATCAGCGTCGGGCTGCTGCCGCTCATTTCCGATGATTTGCATATATCGGTCACCGCTGCGGGCCTTACCGTAACCCTCTACGCTTTGGGCGTAACGTTCGGGGCTCCCGTTTTGACCGCTCTGACTTCCGGCGTCCCGCGCAAAACGCTGCTGCTCTGGATCATGTTCGTCTTCATCGCCGGAAACGCCCTGGCCGCGTCCGCCGGAAGCATCGGCGTGCTGCTGGCCGCCCGCGTCGTCTCGGCGTTCTCGCACGGCGTGTTCATGTCCGTCGGGTCGACCATCGCCGCCGACCTCGTTCCCGAGAACCGCAGGGCCAGCGCCATCTCGATCATGTTCTCCGGCCTGACCGTCGCCACCGTGGCCGGCGTGCCGCTGGGAACCTATATCGGCCAGGAACTGGGCTGGAGAATCGCGTTTTGGCTCATTACGGTTGTCGGAGCCGTCGCCTTTTTCGCCAATCTGACCCTTGTTCCGTCTTCGGGTTTGCGCAAGGGCACGTCGGTTTCCTTTCGGGATCAGGCGAAAGTAATTGCGAACGGCCGGTTGCTGCTGATGTTTATCATCACCGCGCTGGGATACGGCGGCACCTTCGTCGTTTACACGTATCTGTCGCCGATGCTTCACGAAATCAGCGGCTTTCCGGAAAAAACGGTGGCGCTCATCCTCGTGCTGTACGGCGCGGCGATCGCCATCGGCAACGCCGTAGGCGGGAAAACGGCCAATCGGAACCCCGTGTCCGCGCTGCTGGTCATGTTCTCCGTTCAGGCCGTCGTGCTGCTCGTTTTCACGTTTACCGCGCCTTATCCGGCAGCCAGTCTCGCGACCGTCTTTCTGATGGGGCTCCTCGCGTTCATGAACGTGCCCGGCCTGCAGTCTTACGTCGTCGTATTGGCCGAACGGTTCGTGCCCAAAGCGGTGGATGTCGCTTCGGCGATCAACATCGCCGCTTTTAACGCCGGAATCGCGTTCGGAGCGTACCTGGGCGGAATCGTAACGGATACGCTGGGCCTGATTCATACGCCTTGGGTAGGCGCCTTGATGGTCGGAGCCGCCGTCGCGCTGACGTTCCGGGCTCGCGCGCTCGAAAACCGGGATGCCCGTTCGGCCGGCTCTCAATAA
- a CDS encoding winged helix-turn-helix transcriptional regulator produces MNSKRYNIGVEATLEVLGGKWKCVILCHLTYGKKRTSDLKRLIPNIAQKMLTQQLRELEQDGIIKRFVYDQVPPKVEYELTEYGWSLKPILDALCAWGDCHIEREYGDKFAVLEESVLTRKPEEIR; encoded by the coding sequence ATGAACTCTAAAAGATACAACATCGGAGTGGAAGCTACGCTTGAAGTCCTCGGAGGAAAATGGAAGTGCGTCATTTTGTGCCATCTGACGTACGGCAAGAAACGGACCAGCGATTTGAAGCGCCTGATCCCGAACATCGCCCAGAAAATGTTGACGCAGCAGCTCCGGGAGCTGGAACAGGACGGCATTATTAAACGGTTCGTGTACGATCAGGTTCCGCCGAAGGTGGAATACGAGCTGACCGAATACGGCTGGAGCTTGAAGCCGATTCTGGACGCGCTTTGCGCCTGGGGAGATTGCCACATCGAACGGGAATACGGGGACAAGTTCGCGGTTCTGGAGGAGAGCGTCCTGACCCGCAAGCCGGAGGAGATCCGCTAA
- the pyrB gene encoding aspartate carbamoyltransferase has product MEPKLYHVLGAKQFSRPELDRLFEEARAMEEVVRGGGSRKYEGRIMTTLFFEASTRTRLSFESAMTRLGGSVIGTENAAQFSSAIKGETLEDTIRIVTGYSDIIVMRHTEIGAAKRAAAVAGVPVINAGDGAGEHPTQALLDAYTIQKECGRIDGLRIAMVGDLAYGRTVHSLSYILANYSDVSIYYISPDNVRIPESVKRYMDEKGIRYRETADLNAVAGDIDVLYQTRIQKERFTSLEEYEKASGKYIVDPELMDGLNRNAIVLHPLPRAGEISEAVDNDPRAAYFRQAVNGLYIRMALIDKALS; this is encoded by the coding sequence ATGGAACCGAAATTGTATCACGTTCTCGGGGCGAAGCAGTTCAGCCGGCCGGAGCTGGACCGGCTGTTCGAGGAGGCCCGGGCGATGGAGGAAGTCGTGCGCGGCGGCGGGAGCCGGAAATACGAGGGACGGATCATGACGACGCTGTTTTTCGAGGCGAGCACGCGGACGCGGCTGTCGTTCGAATCGGCGATGACCCGGCTCGGGGGAAGCGTCATCGGCACGGAGAACGCGGCGCAGTTTTCGTCGGCGATCAAGGGCGAGACGCTGGAGGATACGATTCGCATCGTAACGGGCTATAGCGACATCATCGTCATGCGCCATACGGAAATCGGAGCGGCCAAGCGCGCGGCGGCGGTGGCCGGCGTGCCGGTTATCAACGCGGGGGACGGAGCGGGCGAGCACCCGACGCAGGCGCTGCTGGACGCGTATACGATCCAGAAGGAATGCGGACGCATCGACGGCCTGCGCATCGCCATGGTGGGCGATCTCGCGTACGGGCGGACGGTGCATTCGCTAAGCTACATTTTGGCCAACTATTCCGACGTTTCGATCTACTACATCTCCCCGGACAACGTGCGCATTCCGGAAAGCGTCAAACGGTACATGGACGAAAAGGGCATCCGCTACCGGGAAACGGCCGACCTGAACGCGGTCGCGGGCGACATCGACGTGCTGTACCAGACGCGCATCCAGAAGGAGCGGTTTACGTCGCTGGAGGAGTACGAGAAGGCTTCCGGCAAATATATCGTCGATCCCGAGCTGATGGACGGCCTGAACCGAAACGCGATCGTGCTGCACCCGCTGCCGCGCGCCGGGGAAATTTCCGAGGCGGTGGACAACGATCCGCGCGCGGCGTATTTCCGCCAGGCCGTGAACGGGCTGTACATCCGGATGGCGTTGATCGACAAGGCTTTGAGCTAG
- the smpB gene encoding SsrA-binding protein SmpB translates to MGKNSQTDKPLAQNKKASHDYFIEDTYEAGIVLTGTEIKSLRRGRANLNDAFATIRNGEIFLHNMHISPYEEGNRANPSDPTRARKLLLHKVQIHKLLGLSKQEGFTLVPLKVYARNGYAKVLIGLGKGKKLYDKRAVAAKRDAERDIRRALREKQKV, encoded by the coding sequence ATGGGCAAAAACAGTCAAACGGACAAACCGTTGGCGCAAAACAAGAAAGCGTCCCACGACTACTTCATCGAGGATACTTACGAAGCGGGAATCGTGCTGACCGGCACCGAAATCAAGTCGCTCCGGCGCGGCCGCGCGAATTTGAACGATGCGTTCGCGACGATCCGGAACGGCGAAATCTTTTTGCACAATATGCACATCAGCCCGTACGAGGAGGGCAACCGGGCAAATCCCTCGGACCCGACCCGCGCGCGCAAGCTGCTGCTGCACAAGGTGCAAATTCACAAGCTGCTCGGGCTGTCCAAGCAGGAAGGCTTCACGCTCGTGCCGCTGAAGGTGTACGCGCGCAACGGCTACGCCAAAGTGCTGATCGGTCTCGGCAAAGGGAAAAAGCTGTACGACAAGCGGGCCGTCGCCGCCAAGCGCGACGCGGAGCGCGACATCCGGCGGGCTTTGCGCGAGAAGCAGAAGGTTTAA
- a CDS encoding PHP-associated domain-containing protein has translation MRIDLHTHAKLSKASDFSPAYYDEMLREAKANGLDALALTEHFNTRHFFDVYDQLDRLFPYNGEHYEAGSLKIFPGMEVDVRETGHILLIGRKEHILDVRRRLEPFTEKDAFIPFAELMTLAEEVPLLKIGAHPFRESTPLHHLDRSELRRLDAFDLNAKDMYEYGSETNRRRVERFAAELGKPVTAGSDTHQCLQYGSVYNELRRPCRSVADLKQAIADGAYDIRVAETLPVQVKASIMLKKLLKQIARLEALALEPSARESAV, from the coding sequence ATGCGAATCGACCTGCACACCCACGCCAAGCTGTCCAAAGCGAGCGACTTTTCGCCCGCTTATTACGACGAGATGCTTCGGGAAGCCAAGGCGAACGGGCTCGATGCCCTGGCCTTGACCGAGCATTTCAATACGCGGCATTTTTTCGACGTGTACGACCAGTTGGACCGGCTGTTTCCCTACAACGGAGAGCATTATGAAGCCGGCAGCCTCAAAATTTTCCCCGGCATGGAAGTGGACGTCCGGGAGACCGGGCATATTTTGCTGATCGGCCGCAAGGAGCACATTCTGGACGTCAGGCGCCGGCTCGAACCTTTTACGGAAAAAGACGCCTTCATCCCGTTCGCGGAGCTGATGACGCTGGCCGAGGAGGTTCCGCTGCTGAAAATCGGCGCCCACCCGTTCCGGGAATCGACCCCCCTTCATCATTTGGACCGGTCCGAGCTTCGGCGGCTGGACGCCTTCGACCTGAACGCCAAAGATATGTACGAGTACGGCAGCGAAACGAACCGCCGGCGCGTGGAACGCTTCGCCGCCGAGCTCGGCAAGCCGGTGACCGCCGGAAGCGACACCCACCAATGCCTGCAATACGGCAGCGTGTACAACGAGCTTCGCCGTCCGTGCCGTTCGGTCGCGGACTTGAAGCAGGCCATCGCCGACGGCGCTTACGACATCCGCGTCGCCGAGACGCTGCCGGTGCAAGTGAAAGCGTCCATCATGCTCAAAAAGCTGCTGAAGCAAATCGCCCGGCTCGAAGCGCTCGCGCTCGAGCCTTCCGCCCGCGAGTCGGCGGTTTAG
- a CDS encoding energy-coupling factor transporter transmembrane component T family protein, whose translation MQLVRNWFHKLSLDRIQFELMNTAYGTGHASLSRLDPRGLLVWYLFFAVVPWFVGSYVVLAGMCLFMIVTTVLSRVTPLIIVVLCLGLIGQVGWLFVLSLFFGGDVSSALPLLKLTLKLSIVSLASITVFSGLDPEKISDGLLALGMPAAFSFSLSYGYRILPVLFQEFRNVLLSYRLRGKAPERPGLLYWRLGAYYLRLLVYSFYPLMLATAKRSRTTVEALETRGFSYGLKNPAAKKLKLSHLKFRTRDVLFLAGSAAYVAVLFWLG comes from the coding sequence ATGCAGCTCGTCCGCAACTGGTTCCATAAGCTGTCGCTCGACCGGATTCAGTTCGAACTGATGAACACCGCCTACGGCACCGGGCATGCCTCGCTTTCGCGGCTCGACCCGCGCGGGCTGCTCGTCTGGTATCTTTTTTTCGCCGTCGTCCCGTGGTTTGTCGGAAGCTATGTCGTGCTGGCCGGCATGTGCCTGTTCATGATCGTCACGACCGTGCTGTCGCGGGTGACGCCTCTTATCATTGTCGTGCTGTGCCTGGGGCTGATCGGGCAGGTGGGGTGGCTGTTTGTGCTGTCGCTGTTTTTTGGCGGGGATGTTTCTTCGGCTTTGCCGCTGCTGAAGCTGACGCTTAAGCTGTCGATCGTGTCGCTGGCGAGCATCACGGTGTTTTCCGGCCTGGATCCGGAGAAAATCAGCGACGGCTTGCTGGCGCTCGGGATGCCGGCGGCGTTTTCCTTCAGCCTGTCCTACGGCTATCGCATTTTGCCGGTGCTGTTCCAGGAATTCCGCAACGTGCTGCTGTCCTATCGGCTGCGCGGCAAAGCGCCGGAGCGTCCCGGCTTGCTCTATTGGCGGCTCGGCGCCTACTATTTGCGGCTGCTCGTCTATTCGTTTTACCCGTTAATGCTCGCGACCGCCAAACGTTCCCGCACGACGGTGGAAGCGCTGGAGACGCGGGGGTTTTCCTACGGGCTGAAAAATCCGGCAGCCAAAAAGCTCAAGCTGTCGCACCTGAAATTCCGAACGCGCGACGTTTTGTTTTTGGCCGGATCGGCGGCGTACGTGGCCGTCCTGTTTTGGCTGGGCTGA
- a CDS encoding ABC transporter ATP-binding protein yields the protein MPKPLAIDISGVTFTYPGSEVPVLSDATLAVEQGSFLAIVGGNGCGKSTLCKLFNGLIPHYYSGDFAGEVNVCGLSSKEKSVAELSAKVGYVYQDFENQLVRPTVLDEACFAPLNYGLPDYRDRALRALDLCGLGEFRHRYIWELSGGQKHLLALAGALSLAPDVLVVDEPVSQLDPSHARQVYEVLRKLNRDYGKTVVAIEHHPEFIADYCGEVCLMEQGRVLWKLPTLEALNRIGDLERLGIQPPEATQAAAKLNALLQAASDKDDRPAFPALPRPYPVTTEAAVPYFAGLLRSAGATDRPSDNVNAIVRTDDGSPSAPREGRTVIAFRDAGLTYRTVRKNERPVLRGIRLDIREGERIALIGNNGAGKSSLLKLIAGISRPSAGSVSVLGLDTRSVSVERLSGHVAFVFQNPSDMFIDDHVRKEIAYSLQKRGRDDAEATVEQMLRSFRLEELRDRDARLLSGGQQRRVTLAIGAAIRPEIMLLDEPTANLDLATREELLGTLEELRHHVRTVIIATHDMQLVSRWATRAIVMSEGTVAADGTPADIFADPDLIRRAGLALTQSLELSAELALSPPCASPEELAERLFRLIARKEDRPHAARPQLVP from the coding sequence ATGCCTAAGCCTCTCGCCATCGACATTTCCGGCGTCACCTTTACGTATCCCGGCTCCGAGGTTCCGGTGCTAAGCGACGCGACCCTTGCCGTCGAGCAAGGCAGCTTCCTCGCGATCGTCGGCGGCAACGGCTGCGGCAAATCGACGCTCTGCAAACTGTTCAACGGCCTCATCCCCCATTACTATTCGGGAGATTTTGCCGGCGAAGTCAACGTATGCGGACTCTCGTCCAAGGAGAAAAGCGTTGCCGAGCTGTCCGCCAAAGTCGGCTACGTCTACCAGGACTTCGAAAACCAGCTCGTTCGCCCCACCGTCCTGGACGAGGCCTGCTTCGCCCCGCTCAACTACGGGCTTCCCGATTACCGGGACCGCGCGCTCCGGGCGCTCGATTTGTGCGGGCTCGGCGAATTTCGGCACCGCTACATTTGGGAGCTGAGCGGCGGGCAGAAGCATCTGCTCGCGTTGGCCGGAGCGCTGTCGCTTGCGCCGGACGTCCTTGTCGTAGACGAACCCGTGTCCCAGCTCGATCCGAGCCACGCCCGCCAGGTGTACGAAGTGCTGCGGAAGCTGAACCGGGATTACGGAAAAACGGTCGTCGCGATCGAGCATCATCCCGAATTTATCGCCGATTACTGCGGCGAGGTTTGCCTGATGGAGCAGGGCCGCGTGCTGTGGAAGCTGCCGACGCTTGAAGCCCTCAACCGGATCGGCGATCTGGAGCGGCTCGGCATTCAGCCGCCCGAGGCCACCCAGGCCGCGGCCAAGCTGAATGCCCTGCTGCAAGCCGCTTCGGACAAGGACGACCGGCCGGCTTTCCCGGCGCTCCCGCGGCCTTATCCGGTCACGACCGAAGCGGCCGTGCCGTATTTCGCCGGCCTCCTTCGCAGCGCGGGCGCGACCGATCGACCGTCCGACAACGTCAATGCAATCGTGCGGACGGACGACGGCAGCCCGAGCGCTCCGCGGGAAGGCCGCACCGTCATCGCCTTTCGCGACGCCGGCTTAACCTACCGCACCGTGCGCAAAAACGAACGGCCCGTCCTGCGCGGCATCCGGCTCGACATTCGCGAAGGCGAGCGCATCGCGCTGATCGGCAACAACGGGGCCGGCAAGTCGTCCCTGCTGAAGCTCATCGCCGGCATCTCCCGGCCGTCCGCGGGCTCCGTGTCCGTCCTCGGCCTCGACACGCGAAGCGTATCCGTCGAACGGCTGTCCGGGCATGTGGCGTTCGTGTTTCAAAACCCGTCCGACATGTTCATCGACGACCATGTGCGGAAGGAAATCGCCTACAGTCTGCAAAAACGCGGTCGCGATGACGCCGAGGCAACGGTAGAGCAAATGCTCCGCAGCTTCCGGCTCGAGGAGCTTCGGGATCGCGACGCCCGGCTGCTCAGCGGCGGCCAGCAGCGGCGGGTGACGCTCGCGATCGGCGCCGCCATTCGGCCCGAAATCATGCTGCTGGACGAACCGACGGCCAATCTCGACTTGGCGACTCGGGAGGAGCTGCTGGGCACCCTGGAGGAGCTTCGGCATCACGTCCGCACCGTCATCATCGCCACGCACGACATGCAGCTCGTCAGCCGATGGGCGACGAGAGCGATCGTGATGAGCGAGGGAACCGTGGCGGCCGACGGGACGCCCGCCGACATTTTCGCCGATCCCGATCTCATCCGCCGCGCCGGACTCGCGCTGACGCAAAGCCTGGAGCTGTCGGCGGAACTCGCGCTCTCGCCGCCATGCGCCTCCCCGGAGGAGTTGGCCGAACGCCTGTTTCGCCTGATTGCCCGAAAGGAGGACCGACCCCATGCAGCTCGTCCGCAACTGGTTCCATAA
- a CDS encoding cell division protein FtsQ, producing the protein MSAKGKTMYTLTSSQKMMIFVLSMSLYGLSNMFTELIPSFRLGPVELSVEYFAFIPLTLCMLFHPFYAAVGAALGEVIFGELMLGQFGGLGELEKFLTFSFAMYVAGRLVRDPQSRAQVGIAAMTGVVIHQLCSSLVDIGKVWIGVEEFEAVPGLAESVVLAEGVGFLNDVLFSGILFALLPTLYLVPRLYGKIEPLLGIKPRAKTDRYEAAGVVSPKLVAGGIALALIAFGAEALSETDWNFGEWDSGFADRLGNGAIWLSIAAAAVVAVAVLLLMRAKKTRNGPKDPKGVPYA; encoded by the coding sequence ATGAGTGCCAAAGGCAAAACCATGTACACCCTCACGTCCTCGCAGAAAATGATGATTTTCGTCCTGTCCATGTCCCTGTACGGCTTGTCCAACATGTTCACCGAGCTCATCCCAAGCTTCCGGCTCGGTCCCGTCGAGCTGTCCGTCGAGTATTTCGCCTTTATCCCGCTTACGCTGTGCATGCTGTTTCATCCTTTCTACGCGGCTGTCGGCGCGGCGCTGGGCGAAGTGATTTTCGGCGAATTGATGCTCGGACAGTTCGGCGGCCTCGGCGAGCTCGAGAAATTTCTGACCTTCTCGTTCGCCATGTACGTCGCCGGCCGCCTCGTCCGCGATCCGCAAAGCCGCGCGCAGGTCGGCATCGCCGCAATGACCGGCGTCGTCATTCACCAGCTGTGCAGCAGCCTGGTCGACATCGGCAAAGTGTGGATCGGCGTCGAAGAATTCGAAGCCGTGCCTGGGCTCGCCGAAAGCGTCGTCCTGGCGGAAGGCGTCGGCTTCCTGAACGACGTGCTGTTCTCCGGCATCCTGTTCGCGCTGCTTCCGACGCTGTATCTCGTTCCGAGACTGTACGGCAAAATCGAACCGCTGCTCGGCATCAAGCCCCGCGCCAAGACGGACCGCTACGAAGCAGCGGGCGTCGTTTCGCCCAAGCTGGTCGCGGGCGGCATCGCGCTTGCTCTGATCGCGTTCGGCGCGGAAGCGTTGTCCGAAACGGATTGGAATTTCGGCGAATGGGACAGCGGCTTTGCCGACCGCCTCGGAAACGGCGCCATCTGGCTGAGCATTGCCGCGGCCGCCGTCGTCGCCGTCGCCGTTCTCCTCCTCATGCGAGCGAAAAAAACGCGCAACGGCCCAAAAGACCCGAAGGGCGTGCCGTATGCCTAA
- a CDS encoding MurR/RpiR family transcriptional regulator — translation MHLTKKQWFPDKNGFSPGQLKIADFIERHPDEALFMTEQEIADRIGTSIATVSRFWRAAGYENGKDFKQKLRSASDTTPALKLETTISKLDPSSLPMKMLEQSLAHLQETAEKTDPAELKRAASLMAGARRIYVHAPGPAMALGELLHYRLSRFGMSVRLMAPSGHELLESLAHVQREDVVVMFNFARLLPETEVLQDCVRRIGCSAVLITDREEFRYGAQADAAFYVSRGEMGEFHSMVTPLLLIEQLILSIGLLNKESVLSKLEYLGELRARYAEKLPRGKA, via the coding sequence ATGCATCTAACGAAAAAGCAATGGTTTCCCGACAAAAACGGATTTTCGCCGGGTCAGCTCAAAATCGCCGATTTCATCGAGCGTCATCCCGACGAGGCGCTGTTCATGACCGAACAGGAAATCGCCGACCGGATCGGGACGAGCATCGCGACGGTGTCGAGGTTTTGGCGCGCCGCGGGCTACGAAAACGGGAAGGACTTCAAGCAGAAGCTTCGGTCCGCTTCCGATACGACGCCGGCGTTGAAGCTGGAGACGACCATTTCCAAACTGGACCCTTCCAGCTTGCCGATGAAAATGCTCGAACAATCGCTCGCGCACCTGCAGGAAACGGCGGAAAAAACGGACCCGGCCGAATTGAAGCGGGCCGCCTCGCTGATGGCAGGAGCGAGACGGATATACGTGCATGCCCCGGGACCGGCGATGGCATTGGGCGAATTGCTCCATTACCGGTTGTCGCGATTCGGCATGTCGGTGCGTTTAATGGCGCCGAGCGGCCACGAGCTGCTGGAATCGCTCGCGCACGTGCAGCGGGAAGACGTCGTCGTCATGTTCAACTTCGCGCGGCTGCTGCCCGAAACCGAGGTTCTTCAGGATTGCGTGCGCCGGATCGGCTGCTCGGCCGTCCTGATCACCGACCGGGAGGAGTTCCGGTACGGGGCGCAGGCGGATGCAGCCTTTTACGTGAGCCGGGGGGAGATGGGGGAATTCCACTCGATGGTGACGCCGCTGCTGCTGATCGAGCAGCTGATCCTGAGCATCGGACTGTTGAACAAGGAGAGCGTGCTGTCCAAGCTGGAGTATCTGGGCGAGCTCCGGGCCCGGTACGCCGAGAAGCTTCCGCGCGGGAAGGCTTGA
- the istA gene encoding IS21 family transposase: MLRSGTVIRLHELQASGKSIREIMRETGHSRNTIRKYLRADGIPEPNPRKKRASKLDPYKSQLDLYLAKGIFNCEVLLRLLREQGYGGGITIIKDYVKPHRPPKQAPAVQRYETKPGQQAQVDWKICEYVDLTGEVRKIPVFAMVLGHSRATYMEFTKRCDIHSFLRCLMNALEYFGGVPKTMLTDQMKTVILGMGDDRKPRWHPLFEDFAAAIGMIPKVCRVRRPQTKGKVERSVQFIEQNFMPGRQFTDLGDLNRQARKWCDEQNRRIHGTTGERPFDRLANEALGPLPTPERWEKYRFEPRKASRDGFVSYDGVRYGVPWRFSGRDVKVREVNGIVEIYSEKQLIAQHEKQYRSRTLVMCENQYTNLSTAQGYAYPRPQGLQIPEQDVEVRSLDVYDRLVEVGA; the protein is encoded by the coding sequence ATGCTAAGGAGTGGGACAGTGATTAGATTACATGAACTTCAAGCTAGCGGCAAGAGTATCCGTGAGATCATGCGGGAGACGGGTCATTCGAGAAATACGATTCGTAAATATCTTAGAGCCGATGGTATCCCTGAACCCAATCCCCGCAAGAAAAGAGCTTCCAAACTAGATCCATACAAGTCCCAGTTGGATCTTTACTTGGCCAAAGGAATATTCAATTGTGAAGTTCTACTACGTCTCTTAAGAGAACAAGGATATGGCGGTGGAATTACGATCATCAAGGACTATGTGAAGCCGCATCGTCCTCCAAAACAGGCGCCGGCTGTGCAACGCTACGAGACGAAACCTGGACAACAAGCACAGGTAGACTGGAAGATTTGCGAGTACGTCGATCTAACCGGGGAGGTTCGGAAGATCCCTGTCTTTGCAATGGTTTTGGGCCACTCCCGCGCGACGTATATGGAGTTTACGAAACGCTGTGACATCCACAGCTTTCTACGCTGCTTGATGAACGCCCTAGAATACTTTGGCGGCGTCCCGAAAACGATGCTCACCGACCAGATGAAAACCGTCATCTTGGGCATGGGCGACGACCGAAAGCCGCGCTGGCATCCGTTGTTTGAAGACTTCGCCGCAGCCATCGGCATGATCCCTAAGGTCTGCCGCGTACGACGTCCACAAACCAAAGGCAAAGTCGAACGAAGCGTTCAGTTCATCGAGCAGAACTTCATGCCAGGAAGACAATTCACGGATCTCGGTGATCTGAACCGCCAGGCCCGGAAGTGGTGTGACGAACAAAATCGCCGCATTCATGGCACAACCGGCGAAAGACCATTCGACCGTTTGGCCAATGAAGCGCTTGGGCCGTTGCCAACTCCGGAGCGCTGGGAAAAGTACCGATTCGAGCCTCGAAAGGCCAGCCGGGACGGATTCGTCAGCTACGATGGCGTACGGTACGGCGTTCCTTGGCGGTTCAGTGGCCGTGATGTGAAGGTGCGTGAAGTGAATGGCATAGTCGAGATTTATTCTGAGAAGCAGCTCATTGCCCAGCATGAAAAGCAATACCGATCACGAACGCTTGTCATGTGCGAGAACCAGTACACCAACCTGAGTACGGCGCAAGGCTATGCCTACCCAAGGCCTCAAGGGCTTCAGATACCTGAACAAGATGTGGAGGTGCGATCTCTCGATGTTTATGATCGCCTTGTGGAGGTGGGCGCATGA
- the istB gene encoding IS21-like element helper ATPase IstB — translation MIALEQARLRLEELGLEQAAQALDAKLEAAGRSQSTYLTFLNELLEAEILERQRRNVEVRMKLSHLPYRRTLSDFDFTFQPGLDERLIRELAALTFVGRQENVLFLGPPGVGKTHLAVAIAMEAIGQGLPVYFVSLAQLVSDLRKAYEENRLEKRMRVYLRPRILIVDEVGYLPLDPLGANLFFQLVCARYEKSSMILTSNKSFGEWGELMGDAVLATAVLDRLLHHSHVVNIRGNSYRLKEKLKTGIYSSPSAQVGQNYPGASGSI, via the coding sequence ATGATTGCACTAGAACAAGCTCGCCTCCGTCTGGAGGAACTCGGCTTAGAACAAGCTGCCCAAGCTCTCGATGCAAAGTTAGAGGCCGCCGGCAGAAGCCAAAGCACTTACCTCACTTTCCTAAACGAGTTGCTGGAGGCTGAGATTTTGGAGCGTCAACGCCGAAACGTTGAGGTACGAATGAAACTTTCGCATCTACCGTATCGACGAACGCTAAGTGATTTCGACTTCACGTTTCAACCTGGGCTTGATGAGCGCCTGATTCGTGAACTTGCTGCATTAACATTCGTTGGGAGGCAGGAGAATGTTCTCTTTCTCGGCCCTCCCGGCGTCGGGAAGACCCATTTAGCCGTCGCAATTGCGATGGAGGCGATTGGACAAGGCTTGCCGGTGTATTTCGTTTCGCTCGCTCAACTAGTTAGCGATTTGCGAAAGGCGTACGAGGAAAACCGATTGGAGAAGCGAATGAGGGTTTATCTTCGTCCTCGGATACTCATCGTCGACGAGGTGGGCTATCTCCCCCTGGACCCACTGGGTGCGAACCTGTTTTTCCAACTGGTCTGTGCTCGGTACGAGAAAAGCAGCATGATCCTGACCAGTAACAAAAGCTTTGGTGAGTGGGGCGAACTTATGGGAGATGCCGTTCTTGCAACGGCCGTGCTTGATCGCCTCCTCCATCATTCCCACGTAGTAAACATCCGTGGGAACAGCTACAGGCTTAAAGAAAAACTAAAAACCGGAATCTATTCGTCACCAAGCGCACAGGTGGGTCAAAATTATCCCGGCGCTAGTGGGTCAATTTAA